The proteins below are encoded in one region of Misgurnus anguillicaudatus chromosome 24, ASM2758022v2, whole genome shotgun sequence:
- the cltcb gene encoding clathrin heavy chain 1 isoform X4 — protein sequence MAQILPIRFQEHLQLQNLGINPANIGFSTLTMESDKFICIREKVGEQAQVVIIDMSDPNTPIRRPISADSAIMNPASKVIALKAAKTLQIFNIEMKSKMKAHTMTEDVTFWKWISLNTVALVTDNAVYHWSMEGDSQPIKVFDRHSSLAGCQIINYRTDAKQKWLLLIGISAQQNRVVGAMQLYSVDRKVSQPIEGHAAGFAQFKMEGNAEESTLFCFAVRGQAGGKLHIIEVGTPPTGNQPFPKKAVDVFFPPEAQNDFPVAMQISSKHDVVFLITKYGYIHLYDLETGTCIYMNRISGETIFVTAPHEATSGIIGVNRKGQVLSVCVEEENIIPYITNVLQNPDLALRMAVRNNLAGAEELFARKFNNLFAGGNYSEAAKVAANAPKGILRTPDTIRRFQSVPAQPGQTSPLLQYFGILLDQGQLNKFESLELCRPVLQQGRKQLLEKWLKEDKLECSEELGDLVKSVDPTLALSVYLRANVPNKVIQCFAETGQFQKIVLYAKKVGYTPDWIFLLRNVMRISPEQGLQFSQMLVQDEEPLADITQIVDVFMEYNLIQQCTSFLLDALKNNRPTEGPLQTRLLEMNLMHAPQVADAILGNQMFTHYDRAHVAQLCEKAGLLQRALEHYTDLYDIKRAVVHTHLLNPEWLVNFFGSLSVEDSLECLRAMLSANIRQNLQICVQVASKYHEQLSTQGLTELFESFKSFEGLFYFLGSIVNFSQDPEVHFKYIQAACKTGQIKEVERICRESNCYDPERVKNFLKEAKLTDQLPLIIVCDRFDFVHDLVLYLYRNNLQKYIEIYVQKVNPSRLPVVIGGLLDVDCSEDVIKNLILVVRGQFSTDELVAEVEKRNRLKLLLPWLEARIHEGCEEPATHNALAKIYIDSNNNPERFLRENPFYDSRVVGKYCEKRDPHLACVAYERGQCDQELIHVCNENSLFKSLSRYLVRRKDPELWASVLLESNPYRRPLIDQVVQTALSETQDPEEVSVTVKAFMTADLPNELIELLEKIVLDNSVFSEHRNLQNLLILTAIKADRTRVMEYINRLDNYDAPDIANIAISNELFEEAFAIFRKFDVNTSAVQVLIEHIGNLDRAYEFAERCNEPAVWSQLAKAQLQKGLVKEAIDSYIKADDPSAYMEVGQAAAQSGNWEDLVKFLQMARKKARESYVETELIFALAKTNRLAELEEFINGPNNAHIQQVGDRCYDEKMYEAAKLLYNNVSNFGRLASTLVHLGEYQAAVDGARKANSTRTWKEVCFACVDGKEFRLAQMCGLHIVVHADELEELINYYQDRGYFEELITMLEAALGLERAHMGMFTELAILYSKFKPQKMREHLELFWSRVNIPKVLRAAEQAHLWGELVFLYDKYEEYDNAIITMMNHPADAWKESQFKDIITKVANVELYYKAIQFYLEFKPLLLNDLLIVLSPRLDHTRAVNFFSKVKQLSLVKPYLRSVQNHNNKSVNEALNNLFITEEDYQALRTSIDAYDNFDNISLAQSLEKHELIEFRRIAAYLFKGNNRWKQSVELCKKDKLYKDAMQYASESKDIELAEELLQWFLEEDKKECFAACLFTCYDLLRPDVVLETAWRHNLMDFSMPYFIQVMREYLSKVDKLDASESLRKEEEQLTEAQPIVYGTPQLMLTAGPNVAVPPQQPYGYGYPTAPGYGQPAQPGFGYGM from the exons ATGGCTCAGATCCTGCCTATTCGCTTTCAGGAGCACCTGCAG CTCCAGAACCTGGGCATAAACCCAGCGAACATTGGGTTCAGCACCCTCACGATGGAGTCGGATAAGTTCATCTGTATCCGGGAGAAGGTGGGCGAGCAGGCCCAGGTGGTGATCATTGACATGAGCGATCCGAATACTCCCATCCGCAGGCCCATCTCTGCAGACAGTGCCATTATGAACCCAGCCAGCAAAGTCATCGCTCTTAAAG CTGCAAAAACCCTTCAGATATTCAACATTGAGATGAAGAGTAAGATGAAGGCCCACACCATGACCGAAGATGTTACATTTTGGAAGTGGATCTCTCTCAATACCGTAGCACTTGTGACGGACAATGCCGTCTATCACTGGAGTATGGAAGGAGACTCACAGCCTATCAAAGTCTTTGACCGACATTCAAGTTTAGCAGGCTGTCAGATTATTAACTACCGCACTGACGCCAAACAGAAATGGTTGCTTCTAATTGGAATTTCAGCACag CAAAACCGTGTTGTGGGTGCAATGCAGCTTTACTCGGTGGACAGAAAGGTGTCGCAGCCAATTGAAGGCCACGCTGCTGGCTTTGCACAGTTTAAAATGGAGGGGAATGCAGAGGAATCCACACTCTTTTGCTTTGCTGTTCGGGGACAAGCTGGAGGAAAG ttgcaCATTATAGAGGTTGGGACACCTCCAACAGGTAATCAGCCTTTTCCAAAAAAAGCAGTGGACGTATTCTTCCCTCCAGAAGCCCAGAATGACTTCCCAGTTGCTATGCAG ATAAGCTCCAAGCATGATGTTGTGTTTCTCATCACCAAATATGGATACATCCACCTGTACGACCTTGAGACCGGCACGTGCATCTATATGAACAGGATCAGCGGAGAAACCATTTTTGTAACGGCCCCTCATGAAGCCACTTCTGGAATCATCGGCGTCAACCGGAAAGGACAG GTGCTGTCCGTGTGCGTGGAGGAAGAGAACATCATCCCTTACATCACCAATGTTCTGCAGAACCCCGACCTGGCCCTCAGGATGGCCGTCCGCAATAACTTGGCAGGTGCCGAGGAACTCTTTGCCCGCAAATTCAACAACCTTTTTGCTGGTGGCAACTACTCTGAGGCAGCCAAGGTGGCTGCAAATGCACCAAAG GGCATTCTGCGCACCCCAGACACCATTCGTCGCTTCCAGAGCGTACCGGCTCAGCCCGGTCAGACCTCTCCCCTGCTGCAGTATTTTGGGATACTGTTAGACCAGGGCCAGCTGAACAAATTCGAATCATTGGAGCTATGCAGGCCGGTTTTACAGCAGGGACGCAAGCAGCTCCTGGAGAAGTGGCTAAAGGAGGATAAG CTGGAGTGCTCTGAAGAACTGGGAGATCTGGTAAAGTCTGTAGATCCGACTCTTGCCCTCAGCGTATATCTTAGGGCAAACGTTCCCAACAAAGTTATCCAGTGTTTTGCCGAGACTGGGCAGTTCCAGAAAATTGTACTGTATGCGAAAAAG GTTGGCTACACTCCAGATTGGATCTTCCTGTTGAGGAACGTGATGAGGATCAGTCCAGAACAAGGTCTGCAGTTTTCTCAAATGCTCGTTCAAGATGAAGAACCTTTGGCTGACATTACTCAG attGTGGACGTTTTTATGGAATATAATCTGATACAGCAGTGCACGTCTTTCCTGTTGGACGCACTGAAGAACAACCGCCCCACCGAGGGTCCTTTGCAGACTCGTCTTTTGGAGATGAACCTGATGCATGCTCCACAG GTGGCTGATGCTATTTTGGGCAACCAGATGTTTACTCACTATGACCGCGCTCATGTGGCTCAGCTGTGTGAGAAGGCAGGTCTTCTGCAGAGAGCTCTGGAGCACTACACCGACCTGTATGATATCAAACGGGCTGTGGTTCACACCCATCTACTCAACCCGGAG TGGCTGGTGAACTTTTTTGGCTCTTTGTCGGTGGAGGACTCTCTGGAGTGTCTGAGAGCAATGTTGTCTGCCAACATTAGGCAGAACCTACAGATATGCGTCCAGGTGGCCTCCAAGTATCACGAGCAGCTCTCCACCCAAGGCCTAACCGAACTCTTTGAGTCCTTCAAGAGTTTTGAGG GTCTGTTCTACTTTCTGGGCTCCATTGTGAACTTCAGCCAGGATCCAGaggttcattttaaatatatccAGGCTGCCTGCAAAACTGGTCAAATTAAAGAAGTTGAGAGAATCTGCCGAGAAAGCAACTGTTATGATCCTGAGCGCGTAAAGAACTTTCTTAAG GAGGCGAAACTGACCGACCAGCTGCCCCTCATTATTGTGTGTGACCGCTTTGACTTTGTCCACGACCTTGTGCTCTACCTGTATCGCAACAACCTGCAGAAGTACATTGAGATCTACGTGCAAAAG GTGAACCCCAGCCGTCTGCCTGTGGTGATCGGAGGGTTGTTGGATGTGGATTGCTCTGAGGACGTCATCAAAAACCTCATTCTGGTGGTCAGAGGGCAGTTTTCTACTGATGAACTGGTGGCCGAGGTGGAGAAAAGAAACAG ACTGAAGCTGCTCCTCCCGTGGTTGGAGGCCCGTATCCACGAGGGATGTGAAGAACCGGCTACCCATAACGCCCTGGCTAAGATCTACATCGACAGCAACAACAATCCTGAGCGCTTCCTCAGAGAGAACCCATTCTATGACAGTCGCGTGGTGGGCAAATACTGCGAAAAGAGGGACCCTCATCTAGCCTGTGTGGCTTACGAGAGAGGACAGTGTGACCAAGAGCTCATCCAT gTTTGCAATGAGAATTCTCTCTTCAAAAGTCTTTCCCGATACCTTGTGCGTCGAAAGGATCCTGAGCTGTGGGCTAGTGTGCTTCTGGAAAGCAACCCCTATAGGAGACCTTTGATCGACCAG GTTGTTCAGACCGCCCTCTCTGAGACCCAAGACCCCGAGGAGGTCTCTGTTACTGTCAAAGCTTTCATGACCGCCGACCTGCCCAATGAGCTCATTGAACTTCTGGAGAAGATTGTCCTGGACAACTCGGTGTTCAGCGAACACAG GAACCTGCAAAACCTTCTGATCCTGACCGCCATCAAAGCAGACCGCACTCGTGTCATGGAGTACATCAATCGCCTGGACAATTATGACGCCCCAGACATCGCTAACATTGCCATCAGCAATGAGCTTTTCGAAGAGGCTTTCGCAATCTTTAGGAAATTTGACGTGAACACGTCAGCAGTACAG GTTCTCATCGAGCACATTGGCAATCTAGACCGAGCCTACGAGTTTGCTGAGCGCTGTAATGAGCCTGCGGTGTGGAGTCAGTTGGCTAAAGCTCAGCTGCAGAAGGGTTTGGTAAAGGAGGCCATTGACTCCTACATCAAAGCTGATGATCCTTCAGCTTACATGGAGGTGGGACAAGCTGCGGCACAAAGTG GAAACTGGGAGGATCTGGTGAAGTTCCTGCAGATGGCTCGTAAGAAGGCCCGCGAATCGTACGTGGAGACTGAGCTGATCTTTGCCTTGGCTAAGACCAACCGCCTGGCTGAACTGGAAGAGTTTATAAATGGGCCTAACAACGCACACATCCAACAA GTTGGTGACCGATGCTACGATGAGAAGATGTACGAGGCAGCTAAACTACTTTATAACAACGTGTCCAACTTTGGCCGCCTGGCTTCGACTCTGGTGCATCTCGGCGAGTATCAGGCAGCTGTCGATGGAGCCCGCAAAGCCAACAGCACGAGGACCTGGAAAGAG GTTTGCTTCGCCTGTGTTGATGGAAAGGAGTTCCGCTTGGCTCAGATGTGTGGATTGCATATTGTCGTTCATGCTGACGAACTTGAGGAGCTCATCAACTATTATCAG GACCGTGGATATTTCGAGGAGCTGATCACAATGCTGGAGGCGGCGCTCGGGCTGGAGCGTGCTCACATGGGGATGTTTACAGAGCTGGCCATCCTCTACTCCAAATTTAAACCGCAGAAGATGAGGGAGCACCTGGAGCTCTTCTGGTCCAGAGTCAACATTCCCAAG GTTTTGAGAGCAGCTGAGCAGGCTCACCTATGGGGAGAGCTAGTCTTCCTGTATGATAAGTATGAGGAGTATGACAATGCTATTATCACTATGATGAACCATCCGGCAGATGCCTGGAAGGAGAGTCAGTTTAAGGACATCATAACCAAG GTGGCTAATGTTGAGCTGTACTATAAAGCCATTCAGTTTTATCTGGAGTTTAAACCTTTGTTACTGAACGACCTGCTGATCGTACTTTCCCCGCGGCTTGACCACACCCGTGCCGTCAACTTCTTCAGCAAG GTCAAGCAGTTGTCATTGGTGAAGCCGTATCTGCGGTCTGTACAGAACCACAATAACAAGAGTGTAAATGAGGCACTAAATAATCTCTTCATCACAGAGGAAGATTACCAG GCTCTGCGCACATCTATTGACGCCTACGATAACTTCGACAACATCTCTCTGGCTCAGAGCCTGGAGAAGCATGAACTCATCGAGTTCAGGCGAATCGCCGCCTACCTGTTCAAAGGCAACAACCGCTGGAAGCAAAGTGTGGAGCTCTGCAAGAAAGACAAACTCTACAAG GATGCAATGCAGTACGCTTCAGAGTCCAAAGACATCGAGCTGGCTGAGGAGCTTCTGCAGTGGTTCTTGGAAGAAGACAAGAAAGAGTGTTTTGCTGCCTGCCTCTTCACCTGCTATGACTTGCTTAGGCCCGATGTGGTGCTGGAGACCGCGTGGAGGCACAACCTCATGGACTTCTCCATGCCCTACTTCATTCAGGTCATGAGGGAGTACCTCTCCAAG GTTGATAAATTGGATGCTTCAGAGTCTTTGAGGAAAGAAGAAGAGCAACTCACAGAGGCACAACCCATCGTCTATG
- the cltcb gene encoding clathrin heavy chain 1 isoform X3: MAQILPIRFQEHLQLQNLGINPANIGFSTLTMESDKFICIREKVGEQAQVVIIDMSDPNTPIRRPISADSAIMNPASKVIALKAAKTLQIFNIEMKSKMKAHTMTEDVTFWKWISLNTVALVTDNAVYHWSMEGDSQPIKVFDRHSSLAGCQIINYRTDAKQKWLLLIGISAQQNRVVGAMQLYSVDRKVSQPIEGHAAGFAQFKMEGNAEESTLFCFAVRGQAGGKLHIIEVGTPPTGNQPFPKKAVDVFFPPEAQNDFPVAMQISSKHDVVFLITKYGYIHLYDLETGTCIYMNRISGETIFVTAPHEATSGIIGVNRKGQVLSVCVEEENIIPYITNVLQNPDLALRMAVRNNLAGAEELFARKFNNLFAGGNYSEAAKVAANAPKGILRTPDTIRRFQSVPAQPGQTSPLLQYFGILLDQGQLNKFESLELCRPVLQQGRKQLLEKWLKEDKLECSEELGDLVKSVDPTLALSVYLRANVPNKVIQCFAETGQFQKIVLYAKKVGYTPDWIFLLRNVMRISPEQGLQFSQMLVQDEEPLADITQIVDVFMEYNLIQQCTSFLLDALKNNRPTEGPLQTRLLEMNLMHAPQVADAILGNQMFTHYDRAHVAQLCEKAGLLQRALEHYTDLYDIKRAVVHTHLLNPEWLVNFFGSLSVEDSLECLRAMLSANIRQNLQICVQVASKYHEQLSTQGLTELFESFKSFEGLFYFLGSIVNFSQDPEVHFKYIQAACKTGQIKEVERICRESNCYDPERVKNFLKEAKLTDQLPLIIVCDRFDFVHDLVLYLYRNNLQKYIEIYVQKVNPSRLPVVIGGLLDVDCSEDVIKNLILVVRGQFSTDELVAEVEKRNRLKLLLPWLEARIHEGCEEPATHNALAKIYIDSNNNPERFLRENPFYDSRVVGKYCEKRDPHLACVAYERGQCDQELIHVCNENSLFKSLSRYLVRRKDPELWASVLLESNPYRRPLIDQVVQTALSETQDPEEVSVTVKAFMTADLPNELIELLEKIVLDNSVFSEHRNLQNLLILTAIKADRTRVMEYINRLDNYDAPDIANIAISNELFEEAFAIFRKFDVNTSAVQVLIEHIGNLDRAYEFAERCNEPAVWSQLAKAQLQKGLVKEAIDSYIKADDPSAYMEVGQAAAQSGNWEDLVKFLQMARKKARESYVETELIFALAKTNRLAELEEFINGPNNAHIQQVGDRCYDEKMYEAAKLLYNNVSNFGRLASTLVHLGEYQAAVDGARKANSTRTWKEVCFACVDGKEFRLAQMCGLHIVVHADELEELINYYQDRGYFEELITMLEAALGLERAHMGMFTELAILYSKFKPQKMREHLELFWSRVNIPKVLRAAEQAHLWGELVFLYDKYEEYDNAIITMMNHPADAWKESQFKDIITKYCCLLQVANVELYYKAIQFYLEFKPLLLNDLLIVLSPRLDHTRAVNFFSKVKQLSLVKPYLRSVQNHNNKSVNEALNNLFITEEDYQALRTSIDAYDNFDNISLAQSLEKHELIEFRRIAAYLFKGNNRWKQSVELCKKDKLYKDAMQYASESKDIELAEELLQWFLEEDKKECFAACLFTCYDLLRPDVVLETAWRHNLMDFSMPYFIQVMREYLSKVDKLDASESLRKEEEQLTEAQPIVYGTPQLMLTAGPNVAVPPQQPYGYGYPTAPGYGQPAQPGFGYGM, from the exons ATGGCTCAGATCCTGCCTATTCGCTTTCAGGAGCACCTGCAG CTCCAGAACCTGGGCATAAACCCAGCGAACATTGGGTTCAGCACCCTCACGATGGAGTCGGATAAGTTCATCTGTATCCGGGAGAAGGTGGGCGAGCAGGCCCAGGTGGTGATCATTGACATGAGCGATCCGAATACTCCCATCCGCAGGCCCATCTCTGCAGACAGTGCCATTATGAACCCAGCCAGCAAAGTCATCGCTCTTAAAG CTGCAAAAACCCTTCAGATATTCAACATTGAGATGAAGAGTAAGATGAAGGCCCACACCATGACCGAAGATGTTACATTTTGGAAGTGGATCTCTCTCAATACCGTAGCACTTGTGACGGACAATGCCGTCTATCACTGGAGTATGGAAGGAGACTCACAGCCTATCAAAGTCTTTGACCGACATTCAAGTTTAGCAGGCTGTCAGATTATTAACTACCGCACTGACGCCAAACAGAAATGGTTGCTTCTAATTGGAATTTCAGCACag CAAAACCGTGTTGTGGGTGCAATGCAGCTTTACTCGGTGGACAGAAAGGTGTCGCAGCCAATTGAAGGCCACGCTGCTGGCTTTGCACAGTTTAAAATGGAGGGGAATGCAGAGGAATCCACACTCTTTTGCTTTGCTGTTCGGGGACAAGCTGGAGGAAAG ttgcaCATTATAGAGGTTGGGACACCTCCAACAGGTAATCAGCCTTTTCCAAAAAAAGCAGTGGACGTATTCTTCCCTCCAGAAGCCCAGAATGACTTCCCAGTTGCTATGCAG ATAAGCTCCAAGCATGATGTTGTGTTTCTCATCACCAAATATGGATACATCCACCTGTACGACCTTGAGACCGGCACGTGCATCTATATGAACAGGATCAGCGGAGAAACCATTTTTGTAACGGCCCCTCATGAAGCCACTTCTGGAATCATCGGCGTCAACCGGAAAGGACAG GTGCTGTCCGTGTGCGTGGAGGAAGAGAACATCATCCCTTACATCACCAATGTTCTGCAGAACCCCGACCTGGCCCTCAGGATGGCCGTCCGCAATAACTTGGCAGGTGCCGAGGAACTCTTTGCCCGCAAATTCAACAACCTTTTTGCTGGTGGCAACTACTCTGAGGCAGCCAAGGTGGCTGCAAATGCACCAAAG GGCATTCTGCGCACCCCAGACACCATTCGTCGCTTCCAGAGCGTACCGGCTCAGCCCGGTCAGACCTCTCCCCTGCTGCAGTATTTTGGGATACTGTTAGACCAGGGCCAGCTGAACAAATTCGAATCATTGGAGCTATGCAGGCCGGTTTTACAGCAGGGACGCAAGCAGCTCCTGGAGAAGTGGCTAAAGGAGGATAAG CTGGAGTGCTCTGAAGAACTGGGAGATCTGGTAAAGTCTGTAGATCCGACTCTTGCCCTCAGCGTATATCTTAGGGCAAACGTTCCCAACAAAGTTATCCAGTGTTTTGCCGAGACTGGGCAGTTCCAGAAAATTGTACTGTATGCGAAAAAG GTTGGCTACACTCCAGATTGGATCTTCCTGTTGAGGAACGTGATGAGGATCAGTCCAGAACAAGGTCTGCAGTTTTCTCAAATGCTCGTTCAAGATGAAGAACCTTTGGCTGACATTACTCAG attGTGGACGTTTTTATGGAATATAATCTGATACAGCAGTGCACGTCTTTCCTGTTGGACGCACTGAAGAACAACCGCCCCACCGAGGGTCCTTTGCAGACTCGTCTTTTGGAGATGAACCTGATGCATGCTCCACAG GTGGCTGATGCTATTTTGGGCAACCAGATGTTTACTCACTATGACCGCGCTCATGTGGCTCAGCTGTGTGAGAAGGCAGGTCTTCTGCAGAGAGCTCTGGAGCACTACACCGACCTGTATGATATCAAACGGGCTGTGGTTCACACCCATCTACTCAACCCGGAG TGGCTGGTGAACTTTTTTGGCTCTTTGTCGGTGGAGGACTCTCTGGAGTGTCTGAGAGCAATGTTGTCTGCCAACATTAGGCAGAACCTACAGATATGCGTCCAGGTGGCCTCCAAGTATCACGAGCAGCTCTCCACCCAAGGCCTAACCGAACTCTTTGAGTCCTTCAAGAGTTTTGAGG GTCTGTTCTACTTTCTGGGCTCCATTGTGAACTTCAGCCAGGATCCAGaggttcattttaaatatatccAGGCTGCCTGCAAAACTGGTCAAATTAAAGAAGTTGAGAGAATCTGCCGAGAAAGCAACTGTTATGATCCTGAGCGCGTAAAGAACTTTCTTAAG GAGGCGAAACTGACCGACCAGCTGCCCCTCATTATTGTGTGTGACCGCTTTGACTTTGTCCACGACCTTGTGCTCTACCTGTATCGCAACAACCTGCAGAAGTACATTGAGATCTACGTGCAAAAG GTGAACCCCAGCCGTCTGCCTGTGGTGATCGGAGGGTTGTTGGATGTGGATTGCTCTGAGGACGTCATCAAAAACCTCATTCTGGTGGTCAGAGGGCAGTTTTCTACTGATGAACTGGTGGCCGAGGTGGAGAAAAGAAACAG ACTGAAGCTGCTCCTCCCGTGGTTGGAGGCCCGTATCCACGAGGGATGTGAAGAACCGGCTACCCATAACGCCCTGGCTAAGATCTACATCGACAGCAACAACAATCCTGAGCGCTTCCTCAGAGAGAACCCATTCTATGACAGTCGCGTGGTGGGCAAATACTGCGAAAAGAGGGACCCTCATCTAGCCTGTGTGGCTTACGAGAGAGGACAGTGTGACCAAGAGCTCATCCAT gTTTGCAATGAGAATTCTCTCTTCAAAAGTCTTTCCCGATACCTTGTGCGTCGAAAGGATCCTGAGCTGTGGGCTAGTGTGCTTCTGGAAAGCAACCCCTATAGGAGACCTTTGATCGACCAG GTTGTTCAGACCGCCCTCTCTGAGACCCAAGACCCCGAGGAGGTCTCTGTTACTGTCAAAGCTTTCATGACCGCCGACCTGCCCAATGAGCTCATTGAACTTCTGGAGAAGATTGTCCTGGACAACTCGGTGTTCAGCGAACACAG GAACCTGCAAAACCTTCTGATCCTGACCGCCATCAAAGCAGACCGCACTCGTGTCATGGAGTACATCAATCGCCTGGACAATTATGACGCCCCAGACATCGCTAACATTGCCATCAGCAATGAGCTTTTCGAAGAGGCTTTCGCAATCTTTAGGAAATTTGACGTGAACACGTCAGCAGTACAG GTTCTCATCGAGCACATTGGCAATCTAGACCGAGCCTACGAGTTTGCTGAGCGCTGTAATGAGCCTGCGGTGTGGAGTCAGTTGGCTAAAGCTCAGCTGCAGAAGGGTTTGGTAAAGGAGGCCATTGACTCCTACATCAAAGCTGATGATCCTTCAGCTTACATGGAGGTGGGACAAGCTGCGGCACAAAGTG GAAACTGGGAGGATCTGGTGAAGTTCCTGCAGATGGCTCGTAAGAAGGCCCGCGAATCGTACGTGGAGACTGAGCTGATCTTTGCCTTGGCTAAGACCAACCGCCTGGCTGAACTGGAAGAGTTTATAAATGGGCCTAACAACGCACACATCCAACAA GTTGGTGACCGATGCTACGATGAGAAGATGTACGAGGCAGCTAAACTACTTTATAACAACGTGTCCAACTTTGGCCGCCTGGCTTCGACTCTGGTGCATCTCGGCGAGTATCAGGCAGCTGTCGATGGAGCCCGCAAAGCCAACAGCACGAGGACCTGGAAAGAG GTTTGCTTCGCCTGTGTTGATGGAAAGGAGTTCCGCTTGGCTCAGATGTGTGGATTGCATATTGTCGTTCATGCTGACGAACTTGAGGAGCTCATCAACTATTATCAG GACCGTGGATATTTCGAGGAGCTGATCACAATGCTGGAGGCGGCGCTCGGGCTGGAGCGTGCTCACATGGGGATGTTTACAGAGCTGGCCATCCTCTACTCCAAATTTAAACCGCAGAAGATGAGGGAGCACCTGGAGCTCTTCTGGTCCAGAGTCAACATTCCCAAG GTTTTGAGAGCAGCTGAGCAGGCTCACCTATGGGGAGAGCTAGTCTTCCTGTATGATAAGTATGAGGAGTATGACAATGCTATTATCACTATGATGAACCATCCGGCAGATGCCTGGAAGGAGAGTCAGTTTAAGGACATCATAACCAAG TATTGTTGTCTTCTGCAGGTGGCTAATGTTGAGCTGTACTATAAAGCCATTCAGTTTTATCTGGAGTTTAAACCTTTGTTACTGAACGACCTGCTGATCGTACTTTCCCCGCGGCTTGACCACACCCGTGCCGTCAACTTCTTCAGCAAG GTCAAGCAGTTGTCATTGGTGAAGCCGTATCTGCGGTCTGTACAGAACCACAATAACAAGAGTGTAAATGAGGCACTAAATAATCTCTTCATCACAGAGGAAGATTACCAG GCTCTGCGCACATCTATTGACGCCTACGATAACTTCGACAACATCTCTCTGGCTCAGAGCCTGGAGAAGCATGAACTCATCGAGTTCAGGCGAATCGCCGCCTACCTGTTCAAAGGCAACAACCGCTGGAAGCAAAGTGTGGAGCTCTGCAAGAAAGACAAACTCTACAAG GATGCAATGCAGTACGCTTCAGAGTCCAAAGACATCGAGCTGGCTGAGGAGCTTCTGCAGTGGTTCTTGGAAGAAGACAAGAAAGAGTGTTTTGCTGCCTGCCTCTTCACCTGCTATGACTTGCTTAGGCCCGATGTGGTGCTGGAGACCGCGTGGAGGCACAACCTCATGGACTTCTCCATGCCCTACTTCATTCAGGTCATGAGGGAGTACCTCTCCAAG GTTGATAAATTGGATGCTTCAGAGTCTTTGAGGAAAGAAGAAGAGCAACTCACAGAGGCACAACCCATCGTCTATG